From a region of the Gordonia sp. PP30 genome:
- the typA gene encoding translational GTPase TypA, which produces MSPVTNFRNVAIVAHVDHGKTTLVDAMLRQSGVFGERAELVDRVMDSGDLEREKGITILAKNTAVHRRQPDGTEYIINVIDTPGHADFGGEVERGLSMVDGVVLLVDASEGPLPQTRFVLRKALAASLPVILVVNKTDRPDARIDEIVTESQDLLLDLASDLDDEAAQAAELALELPVLFASGRAGIASTEQPANGEVPLGENLDPLFDVLINNIPAPKGDDEAPLQAHVTNLDASPFLGRLALVRIHNGTLRKGQQVAWCREVNGEPVIEKAKITELLATIGVDRAPAESATAGDIVAVAGMPEIMIGDTLADADNPQPLPRITVDEPAISAIVGTNTSPLAGRVKGHKLTARMVKDRLDSELIGNVSLRVEDIGRPDAWEVQGRGELALAILVEQMRREGFELTVGKPQVVTRKVDGKVHEPFEHLTVDVPEEYLGAVTQLLAARKGRMDQMNNHGTGWVRMEFTVPSRGLIGFRTDFMTETRGTGIANAVFFEYAPWAGEIRARHTGSLVSDRAGSVTPFAMIQLADRGTFFVDPGDDTYEGHVVGINPRLEDLDINVTREKKLTNMRQSSADVMETLAKPMELDLEGAMEFCAADECVEVTPEVVRVRKVNLDSTTRARERSRAKARDANA; this is translated from the coding sequence AGTCCGGCGTGTTCGGCGAGCGCGCCGAACTCGTCGACCGCGTGATGGATTCCGGAGACCTGGAGCGCGAGAAGGGCATCACCATTCTCGCGAAGAACACCGCGGTGCATCGTCGTCAGCCCGACGGCACCGAATACATCATCAACGTGATCGACACCCCCGGCCACGCCGACTTCGGCGGCGAGGTGGAGCGCGGCCTGTCGATGGTCGACGGCGTGGTGCTGCTCGTCGACGCCTCCGAGGGCCCGCTGCCGCAGACTCGCTTCGTGCTCCGCAAGGCGCTCGCCGCGTCGCTGCCGGTGATCCTGGTGGTCAACAAGACCGACCGCCCGGACGCGCGCATCGACGAGATCGTGACCGAGTCGCAGGACCTCCTCCTCGACCTGGCGTCCGACCTGGACGACGAGGCCGCGCAGGCCGCCGAGCTGGCCCTGGAACTGCCCGTCCTGTTCGCCTCGGGCCGCGCAGGCATCGCCAGCACCGAGCAGCCGGCCAACGGCGAGGTGCCCCTGGGCGAGAACCTGGACCCGCTGTTCGACGTCCTGATCAACAACATCCCGGCCCCCAAGGGTGACGACGAGGCGCCGCTGCAGGCCCACGTCACCAACCTCGACGCGTCGCCCTTCCTGGGCCGTCTCGCGCTGGTCCGCATCCACAACGGCACCCTGCGCAAGGGCCAGCAGGTGGCCTGGTGCCGGGAGGTCAACGGCGAGCCGGTGATCGAGAAGGCCAAGATCACCGAATTGCTGGCGACCATCGGCGTCGACCGCGCCCCGGCCGAGTCGGCCACCGCGGGCGACATCGTGGCCGTGGCCGGCATGCCGGAGATCATGATCGGTGACACCCTCGCCGACGCCGACAACCCGCAGCCGCTGCCGCGCATCACCGTCGACGAGCCGGCCATCTCGGCGATCGTCGGCACCAACACCTCGCCGCTCGCCGGCCGGGTGAAGGGCCACAAGCTCACCGCCCGCATGGTCAAGGACCGCCTGGACAGCGAGCTGATCGGCAACGTGTCGCTGCGCGTCGAGGACATCGGCCGCCCGGACGCGTGGGAGGTGCAGGGCCGCGGTGAGCTGGCGCTGGCCATCCTCGTCGAGCAGATGCGGCGCGAGGGCTTCGAGCTGACCGTCGGCAAGCCGCAGGTGGTCACGCGCAAGGTCGACGGCAAGGTGCACGAGCCGTTCGAGCACCTCACCGTCGACGTCCCCGAGGAGTACCTCGGCGCGGTGACGCAGCTGCTGGCCGCCCGCAAGGGCCGGATGGACCAGATGAACAACCACGGCACCGGCTGGGTCCGCATGGAGTTCACCGTCCCGTCGCGCGGCCTGATCGGCTTCCGCACCGACTTCATGACCGAGACCCGCGGCACCGGCATCGCCAACGCCGTGTTCTTCGAATACGCGCCGTGGGCCGGCGAGATCCGCGCCCGCCACACCGGTTCGCTGGTGTCCGACCGCGCGGGCAGCGTCACCCCGTTCGCGATGATCCAGCTCGCCGACCGCGGCACCTTCTTCGTCGACCCGGGTGACGACACCTACGAGGGCCACGTGGTGGGTATCAACCCCCGACTGGAGGACCTCGACATCAACGTCACCCGCGAGAAGAAGCTGACCAACATGCGGCAGTCGTCGGCCGACGTGATGGAGACCCTCGCCAAGCCGATGGAGCTCGATCTCGAGGGCGCGATGGAGTTCTGTGCCGCCGACGAGTGCGTCGAGGTGACGCCCGAGGTGGTGCGCGTGCGTAAGGTCAACCTGGACAGCACGACCCGTGCCCGCGAGCGTTCGCGGGCCAAGGCGCGCGACGCGAACGCCTGA